The DNA region ACCACTGAGTTGAAGGCATCCACTGTGCACATAAGACTTAAAACATTCGCAAgattttctgtttcttgttgAATTGGGGTTTGAGACCAATATAAAGGTATCTAAGATTTTGTATGGTATTACTCTCAAGATTCAAAGAATAAGAAAATCTAGAAGTAGAAGGATATTCACCTCGAACTCTCTCGTAGATACCATAATGCTTTGCCACATATCTAGCATCATTAACGACGTAACATAAATATCCATCAAAACATCGATACAAATATCTAGCATCATTAACGACATAacataaataacataaatattaatcaaaacatCGATACTGTATTGTTTTTGAGGGTAGGAAACCATATGATAAGACTAATTAATGTCCAAACACACATTATTTTACATACCACTTGCATGCATAGCATATGACATGGTTCATGGGTAAATATTGGATTTGATTGGAGCCATTAAAGCTTGCTAACTTGATCGACgccattttgtttgatatttagGTTAAATGGTGTCATCAACAGCCTCATCCGTAGTCTACCTGTGGCTATGAGTTCTTCATCGTGTTCTCTTCGAATCTCAATTATTGCTGATTTTAGATCTTCCATCTTCCCTACTAATCTTGCTTCTATCTTTACGTCTTCCTAGAATTTTCATCACATTAAATACGTTATATGACATGTGATTTGACCAGCAAATAAAAGATACCAAAAACGGTGTTCATGTTTCTCTCAAATTAGTAATTAGATATATGTCCATTAATCGATCGacataaaccaaatatattaaaataatttgtttttttaaaaatgtggcAACCCATGCCGCGGACCCCACTAACTCACCGCTAGTCGTTccaacagactccaagctggcTCTGCAGAGCAttgatcctaacccctcaccgtggaaatGAAACtaatcatccaaatccaccagtagatTATTGGTGCGCCAAACATTATTCGAACCCTAGTCCCCACCCTTTATCAACCTTTCTACAGGACaaactgtcaccaattgacctgcaggaatgttgttaaagggtgggaccagggttcgagaaaCGTCagacgcaccaataacctactggtggatttggatatccataATGAAGAGTTAAGACCGATGCCCTGCAGTACCAGCTTGGAACATATGGAGTCAAACTAGCAGAGGCTAGTGGAATCCACGAAACGGGTtgttatatgaatataaaataagaaaaattggCACgttgaattaattaattaaccgAATTAAACCtcaagaaattaattaattataaatgttttaaatttttaaaatatagtgttTTAGTAAACGAAATCCGAAACCATGCCAGGAATCAAACCGAatcaactaaatttttaaatttatattttatcaacACAACCTTGATcataaattataacaataataatacttaaaaaaattgtgCATGCGTTTCCTTCTATATCATGAAAATGTTTATGTTCATAGAGAAGTCGAACTTGAATTTTGGCCGTGGAGTAGAACGAATAGTTGAGATCAACTGAGGCATGGGATCCTCCAACTGAGTACACTGCGGCGGCTCCCATCAACTCTATTAGCACACCAATCGCTGCAGTGTGAAAATTCCCGTCTTCATTCTGAATATGATCATGTAAATAATACAATTAATGTAGCACtcgtcaaaactcaaaaccaaaatcaatttttttttttgtcatcaaaaaTCCTTTATTACGtagaaatatgaaacaaaatccatagtcCATACCATGTGAATCATAAATCAAACGTacatgtaaaagaaaaagaatttcttttaaataaaaaatatataaatataccacGAAGTAATGTAatcattcaccaaaaaaaagaaaaaaaatgtaaatattcattCACCAAAACGTGATGCGTAACGGTCAATTTACACCGTACGATCCCCTTTCCAACATGGAGGACTTGAAGGCCTTCGAGAATGAAACTGGGAAAGTGGGAATGTCTTTTATCTTTGGCCAGCTCTTCCAAATACGTTCTTATTTTGAGGATAGACGAATCTTCCATATCTTCTATTTTGAGATGAGCTTTTACTacttaggttttttttcttttcgaactAGGTGCATGTACTACGCCTATTTATTAGTCACGTCGACGAATCAGGaactaaaaatatctaaaaactagattaggatccgcggtacactgcggtgtaaattatttataactaaaacatttaacttataaattttatttcttggttaaatatgttataattatataatagtttttaattttatgatttaaagtttaaaccatataataccgccatagaatttgttttttacataatatttatttaatcaatttaattagatatgtatattcTCTGATActgatagtgttaacaaaataatgaaatgatgttttacccgtgtaacaccaaattaatgatattttaaatttatataaatatcgataaaccCGTCCCACTATATAACTttgtcccgagatattttaactcgtactatatcaacttaattttttatatttatttttttgtattatatatattagcttGAGTTggtatgttatttattaagattgtaatcatttacattttataagattggcacttcttataaagtttaaatatttataatacttagaattcttaaaacggttgagtatttctcatatttgaagtttcataaaattttaaatatattattaatattttaaaggtcttttaaatttttaacaagttgaaatatttataatatttaaactttataaatttgaaatttcatgaacgtttaaatattattaatatttttaacattttataaagtttaactttctaaaaaaaacaattatttataataactctactttttataaaatataaaatataaatatttatgatatttaactttttcaaaatctttaataaagaaccggaaaaaccaaataaaagtttttttaaaacgtTGAATGTCTGGTAAATCAAGctttttgtattatgaatcattttggtctcttttataataTGACTCTGAACCATTGCTCTACTTTTTTAGGCGAGGTGGGATATATTGTATCTgtaaattgagtaatatatgtctgttttaaaatttttgtattacatcatatgcaggaaaaaaatcacaatttttattaactaaatgtattatagaataattcaaaataatttaaatataaattcaaataaaaatgaaaaagaatcatatatttatgtttgaataagctagaaagatttccttattttttaaaatcttacttataattattttaaaaattttggtaagcaatattaaagttaatgcattaaatgcaaaaactttccaataagtatttttgagcaaaaactactgcaaaaatactagtatagatatgaTCTGGTGTGTTAACTTATACcataacactaaattttaaccgcgaattttttaaaaaataatattttttaattagatttagtttgttttttttaattaattttgtttgggttgttaattattagaacaataataagtgaattaaatacataaatatgtaatttataagttattgtctcattaagtcacaatattaccaatgatttaattgttttacaaaattttagtgaaattaccttatttaatatttctcatattctaatattagtagtattggccaaataattaaatgaggatttaacccttggttttcaaatttagtaactcaccagattgtgacatgtgttagttttaacgattagaaatcaaagttaaaaactcaccagatcatgacacgtatcaattttaatgattaaatatcaaatttaataactcatcagatcgtgacacgtgtcaattttaacgatcaaaaatcacagttttcaaacttagtaaaacaaaacataaaataattgtaatcttattatattaaaaaaaaatcaactaagataaatatactatatgtcATCCATATCAATGTTTCATTGTTACAAAGATTCTCAATCactacatggtaaaataaatatactatgtgccATCCATATTTGGTcatataattatactatataacttaacacattaaattttatgtcttcGTTtgcacaaataaataaataaataaattttctgtCTCTATGGTTAGCCAATTTCGGACACTGAGTACTTTAACAAGATTTGTGAAGGCACAtgcgaagaaaacgaagatcaTGATTAACCAATTGACAGCTAGATTTGAAGTctgaactaatatttttattatattaaaaatcttattatttaaagttgggttttcaattaaccattaacatgatcatgacatgtgtcaaatacactgatgagatgttgacacatatcaaaaaattattatttttaaaaacaactaattaaaaaaaataacaacagatctaaataaaatttacatgtttatatctaaaaaaagtttctaaataaaaaaagaaaattaacagaactaatatatttttcattgtacgTTACTTATGTTATGCATGTTTTCTCAATAAgtttttgacatgtataaacaaaaaagtaattcactgagcatgtatattattattaataaataaatactgaataacaaatttaaaaagaataacataagttatgtcaaaagaattatttgtttttgaaacattataggacagctaattaagaaaataacattatatctacataacattacatgtttatatcgaagctttgatctttgatttttttctgatataattttgtcgatctattgtgtgggtctttgattcgtgcggGTTTTTCAttggaagctatcagatgcaatgaaatgaaatcgaagtatataagcccgctaatttaatcgaggATAGAGACACTAATGGAAGTTCCAAAAGTGATTATagagttagtagcattatatgcttggaagataagtcggtcgttgatgtttttggtcaaaatatagagttgtcttttctgaataatgttgatgatttcgGTACTGAAACAAGAGATGTTTGATCGAATAATTGAGAAGtagtttcaaatttgggaagttggaacggtataccattttaaaattgatttcaaaccggatttatgtggttttctatcggattaggttcgtaaaccgtttaaacaaggtatatagagaaatatatgagaacttttgattcgagTAAAAACCAGTTGAGAATTTAtaattcgagaatatttgagacgaggtcatcgctttaagttgttttggtacaattggatatttctgaagagtaaataggtcgttgatcattaacgtgattatgacatatgtcatgttttggattgtatataaagtttatattttgtatatatgaattatctaagacttatatataccatcctgattataattttcaattttttttattatattaactttctttcagtttctcaacttttattgggttagtcatNAATGGAAGTTCCAAAAGTGATTATagagttagtagcattatatgcttggaagataagtcggtcgttgatgtttttggtcaaaatatagagttgtcttttctgaataatgttgatgatttcgGTACTGAAACAAGAGATGTTTGATCGAATAATTGAGAAGtagtttcaaatttgggaagttggaacggtataccattttaaaattgatttcaaaccggatttatgtggttttctatcggattaggttcgtaaaccgtttaaacaaggtatatagagaaatatatgagaacttttgattcgagTAAAAACCAGTTGAGAATTTAtaattcgagaatatttgagacgaggtcatcgctttaagttgttttggtacaattggatatttctgaagagtaaataggtcgttgatcattaacgtgattatgacatatgtcatgttttggattgtatataaagtttatattttgtatatatgaattatctaagacttatatataccatcctgattataattttcaattttttttattatattaactttctttcagtttctcaacttttattgggttagtcataaaatcattgtaatcgagtagataattttcactagttgttcatccaaaatatctttggagtaaaaaaaacttcatgattaaagaaattatgtcacaaaacaattttagtaattataagaactataattatgctaaaacaaaagtaaagcaacataaaatttgtttaagttgtttagaagacattttataggtggtgttAAAGAacattgtaacgcccgcgaaccaaaactctgcgttttttTTGGGGTGGGTGTCTTTTTTTggggtgggtgtcggtcgacaccaaggttttCTGNCCAGTTGAGAATTTAtaattcgagaatatttgagacgaggtcatcgctttaagttgttttggtacaattggatatttctgaagagtaaataggtcgttgatcattaacgtgattatgacatatgtcatgttttggattgtatataaagtttatattttgtatatatgaattatctaagacttatatataccatcctgattataattttcaattttttttattatattaactttctttcagtttctcaacttttattgggttagtcataaaatcattgtaatcgagtagataattttcactagttgttcatccaaaatatctttggagtaaaaaaaacttcatgattaaagaaattatgtcacaaaacaattttagtaattat from Camelina sativa cultivar DH55 chromosome 3, Cs, whole genome shotgun sequence includes:
- the LOC104778140 gene encoding uncharacterized protein LOC104778140, yielding MEDSSILKIRTYLEELAKDKRHSHFPSFILEGLQVLHVGKGIVRCKLTVTHHVLNEDGNFHTAAIGVLIELMGAAAVYSVGGSHASVDLNYSFYSTAKIQEDVKIEARLVGKMEDLKSAIIEIRREHDEELIATGRLRMRLLMTPFNLNIKQNGVDQVSKL